TTGTTACAGGATTCGAGTTTTGCGCACTTGGCGAGTGGGGCTCTGGTGGCAGAGGGCAGTTCCGGGAATGTGCTGCTGGATGGTTTGAATGCAGCGCCCGGGGCGGCGCAGGATGCGTTGCGCGGGGAGCTGCTGGTCACCTTCCGGCATTTGCTGATGGTCAGCGCCGCAGTTTCGTTGTTGGGCTTGGCCGCCGCGATTGCCATGCCGAACCACGTGCTACGCGGGCGAGAAGACAAGGCAAAGTAACCCGCTCTCTAATGTAAACACGGTCAATGTGAGAGTTGGCAAGCCAGCTCTCACATTGACCGTGTTCCAGCATTTAAATAGGTGACCTTCACGGGCTGTAATACCCCACAGCAACCATGAAATGTCCGGTTTTGCGCAAATACGCATGCTTGTTTTCAACCTTCCCGGTCACCGGGTTTTTCCAGCGATACTCGTATTCCCCCTGACCCTGCTCCGCCATGACCGCCAGAATTGGCTCACCCACCGGCTTCCCGTCGGGATCCTTGATCTTGCTGAAGTCGGTGTTGACCAAGCGCGGATTGGTGCCATGGGCTACATAACGTCCGGTGTCGAGATCCACCACAAACACATACAGGTCGTCCTGCAGGAAACCACCCTGCATGGCGTTGATCGCCTTGAGCGTACCCGCCTGATCCTTCTCCAGCGCCTTGACCGCCTTGTTCCGCAGGGCTCTGGCATGTTCCGGCGTTGCCCGTGGCAAGTAATAACCCACGGCCAGGATCCGCTGCCCAACGCGCTGGTAATACACATGCTTGCGCTCGACCTTGCCATCATTCCAGTTTTGCCACCGGTAGTCGGCCTGCTGGATGCCACTGCCCTCAGGCACCGCCAACGCGTCCTTGAACGACTTGTTCAGGTCCGGCCCAAGCACCTCGGAAACATTGCGCCCGATCAACGCAGAAGAGGGCCCGCCACTTGCCAGCAGCACGCCCTGGGTGTCGACCACAAACACGTAACGGTCCTGGTCGACAAATTCACCCTGGCGACTGAACGCCGCAAAGGCCTTGTCGCCATTGCTCTGGTAATACGCCAAGGCCTTTTCCAACAAGGCCTTGGCGGCTTGGGCGTCCGCATCCTCAGGGGTCGCGGCATGCACCTGGCCAAAACACAACAGCAGCAGCCAGGTGGCTCGGAGCAGTCCCTTCATTACCCGTCCCTCGTTCTTGTTGGTGTGCCAAGAGCGTAGACGCTTTACCGGAAAATCAGAACGGTTTGGTCGGCAGGTATTTGCCATCCAGGGTGATCACCGCGCGGGAGCCGCCGTCCGGGTCTTCGACCTTCTTGATGTCGAGCTTGAAGTTGATCGCGCTGATGATGCCGTCGCCAAACTGCTCGTGTACCAGTGCCTTGAGGGTCGAACCGTAGACTTGCAGCATTTCATAAAAGCGGTACATGGTCGGATCTGTGGGCACGCCGCCGGGGAAGCTGCCGCGCAGGGGCACGGTTTGCAGCAGGCGGCTGGCGTCCTGGTCCAGGCCGAGTTTGTCGCAGACCACATCGGCAGCGTCTTTGGGCAGCGGGTGCTGGCCGAGCAGGGCGGCGGTGACGAACGCCAGGCTCAGGCCGGTGCCGTCGGTGAGGTCCTGCCACGACAGGTTCTTGCGTGCCTTGATGTCGATGACGGTGTCGGCCAGGGCCAGGCGTGGGGTTTGGGCGAATTGGGAGTGCAACATGCTGATTTCCTCTTGGGGTTGAATAAGGTTCAGGCGGCGTGGGCGCGGGTGGTGGGGTGGTCGAGCAGGGACACGAAGCGCCCGCTGCGGCCATCCAGGGCGTCGATGCCGCCGCTTTCGATGTCGTAGACCCAGCCGTGCAGGCTCAGTCGGCCTTGTTCCAGGGCCAGGGCCACTGAAGGATGTGTCTTGAGATTAGCCAATTGGGCGACCACGTTTTCCCGTACCAGCGAATTCAGCCGGTCGGCGTCTGAGGCGTGAGTGCGGGCGGCGTTGATCACCTTGGCCGACTCGGCATGGCGCAGCCAGTTGGCGACGGCGGGCAAGTGATCCAGGCATTTGCAGGTGGAAATGGCGGTCATGGCACCGCAGTCGGAGTGGCCGCAGATCACGATGTCGCTGACGCCGAGAACGGCTACCGCATATTCGACGGTGGCCGACACGCCGCCCGGCTCCGGGCCGTAGGACGGTACGATGTTGCCGGCATTGCGGATCACGAACAGGTCGCCAGGTTCCTGCTGGGTCAGCAGCTCCGGGACTACACGGCTGTCGGAACAGGACACGAACAGCGTGCCGGGGTTTTGCGTGGTGGCAAGGTGCTTGAACAGGTCACTGCGTTGGGTGAAGGCTTCACCCTGGAACTTGCGAAAGCCGTCGATGAGATCTTGCATGGTGGTTCTCCTTGCGTCGCTGATGGGGCAAGGATGGAAGTTTTCAGCTATAGCGTCCAAGACCGGCTTATTATGATTTCTATAAGTCATGCCTATAGTTGGAGCGTCTTCCATGTTGCTGCGTCATATCCGCTACCTGCTGGCCGTTGCCGAGCACCGCAATTTCACCCGGGCGGCCGAGGCACTGCATGTGTCGCAGCCGACCTTGTCGCAGCAGATCAAGCAACTGGAAGACACCCTCGGTGCACCATTGCTGGACCGATCCGGGCGCAGCGTCAGCCTGACCGACGCAGGGCAGGCCTATGTGCGTTTTGCGCGCCTGGCGTTGCAGGATTTGCAGGCCGGCACCCGCGCCATGCATGACGTGCAGGACCTGAGCCGTGGCAGCTTGCGCCTGGCGATGACGCCGACATTTACCGCTTACCTGATCGGGCCGTTGCTGGCGCGATTCAACGGGCTGTATCCGGGGATAACAGTCAGCGTCGAGGAGCTGACCCAGGACCGCATGGAAGCGGCGCTGACCGAGGATCTATTGGATATCGGCATCGGTTTTACTGGTGAGCATCTGCCGGATATTGAATGTGAAGGGGTGTTTGTCGAGGCGTTGAGTGTGGTGGTGAGTGCCGGCCATCCCGGCGTCGGCCCAGAGGCGTGGCTTCAGCAGCCGTTGGTGTTGCTGAACGCGGGGTTCGCCACGCGGCACTACATTGATGAGTATTGCCGCAGCCAGGGCGTGAAGCCGCGGATCTGCATGGAGGCCAATTCCATCAGCGCGATTATTGAAATCGTCCGTAATACCGCGCTGGCGACCATCCTGCCCAGCGCGATTGCCCAGGTGCAGGCGGGCTTGCAGGCAGTGCCCCTAAGCCCGTCCTTGCCGCAACGCACGGCGGCGCTGCTCAGTCGCAAGGGCGCTTACCGCAGTGCGGCGTGCAGGGCGTTTGTCGAACTGGTCAGGGCGCAGCCAACCACTGGTTGATGATGCCGTCATACACGCCGGTCACCGTGCTCAAGTGCAGCCACTGGTCCACGTAGCTCTTCCAGGCCACGTCATCACGAGGCAGCAAAAACGCCTTCTCGCTGTACTGCATGTACCGCTCGGGGTTCACCGCACACAGCCCCGGCTTGAGCTTTTGCTGGTAGCGGGCCTCGCTGGCGTCGGTGATCATCACGTCCGCCTTGTTGGCCAGCAGTTGCTCGAAAATGGTCACGTTGTCCGGGAACAGCGTCAGTTGCGCCTTACCCAGATGCGCCCGTGCAAACACTTCGTTGGTGCCACCCGAAGGCTCGATCACTCGCACCTGCGGCTGGTTGATCTGCTCCACCGTCTGGTAGCGCTGCACATCGGCGCAGCGCACCAGCGGGATCTTGCCGTCGACGCCCAATGGCTGGCTGAAAAACGCCTTCTTCTGCCGCTCCAGCGACACCGAAATACCGCCGAGCGCAATATCACAGCGTTGGGCCAGGAAGTCCGGCATCAGGGTTTTCCAGGTGGTCGGCACCCATTTCACCTGTACCCCAAGGCTTTTGGCCAGGGATTGGGCCATGGCGATGTCGATGCCTTCGTAGCTGCCGTCCGGGCGCAAATAGCTGTAGGGCTTGTAATCGCCGGTGGTGCAGACGCTCATTTCACCGCGCTGGAGCACTTCATCCAGACGCGACGCGGGGCTGTCGGCCTGGGCCTGGGCAGACAGGCCGGCCAGCAGGGAAAGGGTCAGCAAAGCTTTCATGCGGTCGAGTCCTTGGGCATGGGCAGGGTCGACATTATTTGCAAATGTTTAGCCACGGCACAACCAAACTCCGTCAAGACTGGATTTAACGGCTTAACCTTGCGTGTGAGGCTGCCCGGCATCTCTTCACTGTGATTTTGCGCATGGACGGTTCCCCCGACACACCCACCGTGACATCGCCAGGCGCCACCGCGTCCAGCCGCTCGGACCGTCGTCGGATCACCGCTGATACGCTTCCCTGCGAACTTGCCTTCTGGGCGCTGTGGCACTGCCGCCACGCGCGCCCACCGGACACCTTTCCCACACGTTGATTTGCCCCATTGGATGCCCCGAGCATCTGCCCGGCAGCGCCCGCGCGCCCGCCTGACGCGAACGTATGAGAATGCCCATGAGCACGCCCTTTGCCACCCTGCACGAAGCCCACTCCTTTCTTGAGCAGAACCCGGATATCGAGATGTTCGAGCTGTTCATCCTCGACAACAACGGTGTGCCTCGCGGCAAGCTGCTGCACCGCGATGAGTTGTTGGCGGTCTATGAAAGTGGCCGGCCGCTGCCGAGTACCATCCTTGGCCTGACCATCAATGGCGACGACGTGGAAAACTCCGGGCTGGTCTGGGAAGTCGGCGATATCGACTGCCGCGCCTACCCGGTCAGCGGCAGTTTGCAGCGCATGCCGTGGCGGTTGATCCCGACGGCGGCGGTGCAAGTCAGCATGCACCCCACCGAAGGCATGCCCGCTACCGTAGCCGATCCCCGGCACTTGCTGGCCAGGGTCATCGACGACCTCAAGGCCGACGGCTATTACCCGGTGATGGCGGCGGAGCTGGAGTTCTACCTGCTGGACCAGAAGCCCGACAGCAACGGCCGCCCGCAACCGGCACGGGATGTCGATGGCGGCCGCCCGCGCTCGACCCAGGTCTACGGCCTGCGGGAGCTGGAGCAGATCGAACCGTTCCTCGCCGACCTCTACAGCGCCTGCAAACTCCAGGGCATTCCGGCGCGCACGGCGATTTCCGAGTATGCCCCGGGCCAGGTGGAAATCACCCTGGAACATCGCAGCGACGCCCTGCAAGCCATGGACGAGGCGGTGCGTTACAAACGCCTGGTCAAGGGCGTGGCCCACAAGCACGGGATGACTGCGTGTTTCATGGCCAAGCCGTTTGATGACCTGGCCGGCACCGGCATGCACATGCACGTGAGCCTGGCCGACCGCGACGGCAATAACCTGTTTGCCAGTGAAGCGCCCGACGGCACGCCCTTGTTGCGCCATGCGGTGGGCGGCATGCTCAGTACCTTGCTCGACTCGCTGTTGATGTTTTGCCCCAACGCCAACTCCTACCGTCGCTTCCAGGCCAACAGTTATGCACCGCTGGCTGCCACCTGGGGCGTAGACAACCGCACCGTTACCTTGCGGGTACCCGGTGGCCCGGCGTATTCCCGGCACATCGAGCACCGCATCTGCGGCGCAGACGCCAACCCGTACCTCGCGGCGGCGGCGATCCTGGCCGGTATTCACCGGGGCATCCGCGAACAGCGCGACCCCGGTTTGCCGGTGGAGGGCAACGGTTACGCCCAGGCCAAGGAGTTGCTGCCCACCGATTGGCTGACCACCTTGCGTGCACTGGAGGGCTCGACCTGGGCGCGGGAGGCGTTTGGCGCTGAGTTCCTCGGCGTGTACCTGGCGGTCAAGCGTGCCGAGTACCGCCAGTTCATGGGCGAGGTGGGCGAGCAGGATTGGCGTTGGTATTTGCACCAGGCCTGAAGATGAAGCGTTGATCACAGACAGTTAACAGACAGCCAACCCGCGGGATACTGGCTGGCCGTGAGGACGAGGAGGGCTTCAACCTTTTTTTCACGAGCCAGTGGTTAAGCTGCGAATGTCTGATCCATTAACCGAGTCGTGTGATGCAGTCGCAACCGCTGTCTTCCATCGAGATTGAATTTGCCGAACGCGTAGGCCAGGAGCATGCCCGGGTCTGTGCCGACACGCGTCCGCCTGGCCTGTTGCGGCGCCTTGGGTTGTGGCGCGATGAGCGGTTGGTGCGCCATGCGCTGAAAATTGCTGGCGAACCGGGGCTGATTCTCGACCTGGCGTGCGGCTCCGGGCGTTTTTGGCCGGTGCTGGCCGAGCACGGTAACCGGGTGATACTCGCGTCGGACAACTCCCAGGACATGCTCGACCACGCCCTTACGCACCACGCGCCAGCCTTGCTCAAGCGGATCAAGACCTTCCAGGGCTCGGCGTTTTCCATCGGCCTGTCGGCCAATGCGGTGGACTGCATTTTTTGCCTGGAGTTGTTTCGCCATGTGCCGACCGCTGAAGGGCGCCTGGCCCTGCTTGGGGAATTTCACCGGGTCAGCCGCGACACGGTGATCGTCTCGGTCAACAGCGACAGCGGCTACCGCGCCGTGCAACCGGCCCTGGCGCCGGTCGCCAGCCATCGGGCGCAAGTGGAAGCGGAGTTTCGCCAGGCCGGGTTCGAGGTCCTCAGCCAACAGGAGTTCCTGCCGGGGTCGGCCATGTGGCGAGTCTACGTCCTGCGTAAGAGAGGATAAGTCCAGGCGGCGGGACTATTCTTCAACATCTGTAAGAGTTTTCATGGCGGATGCTGTACTGCGAATGCTCGCAACTCCCTTTCGCGATATATACTGCGCGCCATTCTTCAAGGGAGAGCCGTGTGGCCATCGATATTCACTGGATCTGCGACAACGATAGCCTCGGCCAGCATTGCGCCGAATGGCAGCAGTTGCCATTCGTCGCCCTCGACACCGAATTCATGCGGGTCGATACCTTTTACCCCATTGCCGGGCTGATCCAGATCGGTGATGGCGTTCGCGCTTACCTGATCGACCCCCTGACCATCGACAACTGGCAACCCCTGGCCGCCTTGCTGGAGAACCCGGCGGTGATCAAGGTGGTGCACGCCTGCAGTGAAGACCTGGAAGTGTTGCTGCGCCTGACCGGCAGCCTGCCGGTGCCGTTGTTCGACACCCAACTGGCAGCCGCCTACCTGAACCTTGGTTTCTCCATGGGCTATTCGCGGTTGGTGCAAGCTGTCCTCGACATCGAATTGCCCAAGGGCGAGACCCGCTCCGACTGGCTGCAGCGGCCATTGTCCGAGACGCAAATCAGCTACGCCGCCGAAGACGCGGTGCACCTGGCGGAAGTTTACACGCGCTTGCGCCCGAGGCTTTCCGACGACAAGTACGCCTGGGTATTGGAAGACGGTGCCGAGTTGGTGGCCAATCTGCGCCGCGAAGTCGACCCGTACGAGGTTTACCGCGACGCCAAGCTGGCGTGGAAACTGTCCCGTGCCCAACTGGCTGTATTGCGCGAACTGTGCGCCTGGCGTGAACAGCAGGCCCGCGCCCGAGACCTGCCGCGTAACCGGATCATCCGTGAACACTCGTTATGGCCCTTGGCCAAGTCCCAGCCGGATAACCTCGCCGCGCTGGGCAAGATCGAAGACATGCACCCGCGCACCGTGCGCCAGGACGGCGAGTTCCTGCTGGGCCTGATCAAGCGTGCCGGCAGCGTCTCCATCGACCAATGGCCGCCGGCGGTTGCCGAACCATTGCCGGTAGACGCCGCCACGCTGATCAAGCACCTGCGCGCCCTGGGCCAGGCCGAGGCTGAACGCCTGGACATGGCGCCGGAACTGATGCTGCGCAAGAAAACCCTCGAAGCCCTGGTCAAGAGTGGCTACCCCGAGGGGCCTTACCAATTGCCAGATTCGCTGCGTGGCTGGCGCCGCGAGTTGATGGGCCAGGCGCTGCTGGACAGCCTGGCCACCGCCGGAGAACAGCCTTGAAACGTATTTGTTCCATCTATCGCAGCCTCAAACGAAACGAGATGTACCTCTACGTGCTGAAAAGCGATGCCCTGGAGCGCGTTCCGGAAAACCTGCTGGCCGCCTTCGGCAAGCCGCACCATGCCTTTGACCTGGTATTGAGCCCGGAGCGCAAGCTGTCTCGCGAGGACATCACCGTGGTTCTGGAGAACCTCGAAAAGCAGGGCTACCACTTGCAGATGCCGCCGGCCGAGGACGAGTACATCGAACACTTGCCCGAAGAGCTGCTGCGACGTAATGACCCGATGTGATCGGTCAGTGCCCCGTCCGGGGCACATTCATCAATGGAATTCAATTTTTGGCGACGCCCGCACGGCACAGTGACCTGGACCGGCGGCCGCCTGCAGTGTTTTTGAAAGGTTTGAACCATGCGCGTTCTGATTGCTGAACACGATCACCCGCTGTACGCCCGGTTGCTGCGCGAAGCGGCGCCGGACCTTGAGGTCATGACCAGCGGCGACTCGGCCGAATTGTCGCGCCTGGCGGCGGATTGCCCGGTGTGGCTTGGCCAACCGGATTTGCTGGCCACGTTGCTGCGCCAGGGCCACCAGCCACAATGGCTGCAATCCACCTGGGCTGGCATCACGCCACTGTTGGCTGAGGGCCTGCCCCGGGATTACCGCCTGACCCGTGCCGTGGGCATTTTTGGCCAGGTAATGGCCGAGTACGTGCTTACCTACATGCTTGGCCATGAGCGCGAAGTACTCGCGCGCCTGGTCAGCCAGGTCGAGCGCAAGTGGGACAACCGCATGGGCCAGAGCCTGGCGGGCCGCAAGGTGCTGATCGTGGGTACCGGTGATATTGGCCACAGCGTTGCGCAATTCCTGCAGCCGTTTGGCGTGGAGCTTTACGGCATCGCCAGCGAAGCCCGCGAGCAGGCGCCATTTATCGAAGTCGCCGGGCTGGAGCAATTGCCGCGCCTGGTGGGTGAGGTGGACTACGTGGTCAACCTGCTGCCCAACACACCGAACACCCACGATTTGTACGACGCGGCGCTGTTCAAGCAATTCAAGCCGACCGGATTGTTTATCAACGTCGGACGTGGTGTGGCTGTGGTCGATGCAGACCTGGTGGAAGCGTTGAAGGATGGCCATCTGGCGGGCGCGGTGATCGACGTTTGCCGTCAGGAGCCA
This genomic window from Pseudomonas sp. Bout1 contains:
- a CDS encoding cache domain-containing protein, encoding MKGLLRATWLLLLCFGQVHAATPEDADAQAAKALLEKALAYYQSNGDKAFAAFSRQGEFVDQDRYVFVVDTQGVLLASGGPSSALIGRNVSEVLGPDLNKSFKDALAVPEGSGIQQADYRWQNWNDGKVERKHVYYQRVGQRILAVGYYLPRATPEHARALRNKAVKALEKDQAGTLKAINAMQGGFLQDDLYVFVVDLDTGRYVAHGTNPRLVNTDFSKIKDPDGKPVGEPILAVMAEQGQGEYEYRWKNPVTGKVENKHAYLRKTGHFMVAVGYYSP
- the cynS gene encoding cyanase, whose translation is MLHSQFAQTPRLALADTVIDIKARKNLSWQDLTDGTGLSLAFVTAALLGQHPLPKDAADVVCDKLGLDQDASRLLQTVPLRGSFPGGVPTDPTMYRFYEMLQVYGSTLKALVHEQFGDGIISAINFKLDIKKVEDPDGGSRAVITLDGKYLPTKPF
- a CDS encoding carbonic anhydrase, which produces MQDLIDGFRKFQGEAFTQRSDLFKHLATTQNPGTLFVSCSDSRVVPELLTQQEPGDLFVIRNAGNIVPSYGPEPGGVSATVEYAVAVLGVSDIVICGHSDCGAMTAISTCKCLDHLPAVANWLRHAESAKVINAARTHASDADRLNSLVRENVVAQLANLKTHPSVALALEQGRLSLHGWVYDIESGGIDALDGRSGRFVSLLDHPTTRAHAA
- the cynR gene encoding transcriptional regulator CynR is translated as MLLRHIRYLLAVAEHRNFTRAAEALHVSQPTLSQQIKQLEDTLGAPLLDRSGRSVSLTDAGQAYVRFARLALQDLQAGTRAMHDVQDLSRGSLRLAMTPTFTAYLIGPLLARFNGLYPGITVSVEELTQDRMEAALTEDLLDIGIGFTGEHLPDIECEGVFVEALSVVVSAGHPGVGPEAWLQQPLVLLNAGFATRHYIDEYCRSQGVKPRICMEANSISAIIEIVRNTALATILPSAIAQVQAGLQAVPLSPSLPQRTAALLSRKGAYRSAACRAFVELVRAQPTTG
- a CDS encoding transporter substrate-binding domain-containing protein, whose protein sequence is MKALLTLSLLAGLSAQAQADSPASRLDEVLQRGEMSVCTTGDYKPYSYLRPDGSYEGIDIAMAQSLAKSLGVQVKWVPTTWKTLMPDFLAQRCDIALGGISVSLERQKKAFFSQPLGVDGKIPLVRCADVQRYQTVEQINQPQVRVIEPSGGTNEVFARAHLGKAQLTLFPDNVTIFEQLLANKADVMITDASEARYQQKLKPGLCAVNPERYMQYSEKAFLLPRDDVAWKSYVDQWLHLSTVTGVYDGIINQWLAAP
- a CDS encoding glutamine synthetase family protein: MSTPFATLHEAHSFLEQNPDIEMFELFILDNNGVPRGKLLHRDELLAVYESGRPLPSTILGLTINGDDVENSGLVWEVGDIDCRAYPVSGSLQRMPWRLIPTAAVQVSMHPTEGMPATVADPRHLLARVIDDLKADGYYPVMAAELEFYLLDQKPDSNGRPQPARDVDGGRPRSTQVYGLRELEQIEPFLADLYSACKLQGIPARTAISEYAPGQVEITLEHRSDALQAMDEAVRYKRLVKGVAHKHGMTACFMAKPFDDLAGTGMHMHVSLADRDGNNLFASEAPDGTPLLRHAVGGMLSTLLDSLLMFCPNANSYRRFQANSYAPLAATWGVDNRTVTLRVPGGPAYSRHIEHRICGADANPYLAAAAILAGIHRGIREQRDPGLPVEGNGYAQAKELLPTDWLTTLRALEGSTWAREAFGAEFLGVYLAVKRAEYRQFMGEVGEQDWRWYLHQA
- a CDS encoding class I SAM-dependent methyltransferase; amino-acid sequence: MQSQPLSSIEIEFAERVGQEHARVCADTRPPGLLRRLGLWRDERLVRHALKIAGEPGLILDLACGSGRFWPVLAEHGNRVILASDNSQDMLDHALTHHAPALLKRIKTFQGSAFSIGLSANAVDCIFCLELFRHVPTAEGRLALLGEFHRVSRDTVIVSVNSDSGYRAVQPALAPVASHRAQVEAEFRQAGFEVLSQQEFLPGSAMWRVYVLRKRG
- the rnd gene encoding ribonuclease D, which produces MAIDIHWICDNDSLGQHCAEWQQLPFVALDTEFMRVDTFYPIAGLIQIGDGVRAYLIDPLTIDNWQPLAALLENPAVIKVVHACSEDLEVLLRLTGSLPVPLFDTQLAAAYLNLGFSMGYSRLVQAVLDIELPKGETRSDWLQRPLSETQISYAAEDAVHLAEVYTRLRPRLSDDKYAWVLEDGAELVANLRREVDPYEVYRDAKLAWKLSRAQLAVLRELCAWREQQARARDLPRNRIIREHSLWPLAKSQPDNLAALGKIEDMHPRTVRQDGEFLLGLIKRAGSVSIDQWPPAVAEPLPVDAATLIKHLRALGQAEAERLDMAPELMLRKKTLEALVKSGYPEGPYQLPDSLRGWRRELMGQALLDSLATAGEQP
- a CDS encoding YcgL domain-containing protein; translated protein: MKRICSIYRSLKRNEMYLYVLKSDALERVPENLLAAFGKPHHAFDLVLSPERKLSREDITVVLENLEKQGYHLQMPPAEDEYIEHLPEELLRRNDPM
- a CDS encoding D-2-hydroxyacid dehydrogenase, with amino-acid sequence MRVLIAEHDHPLYARLLREAAPDLEVMTSGDSAELSRLAADCPVWLGQPDLLATLLRQGHQPQWLQSTWAGITPLLAEGLPRDYRLTRAVGIFGQVMAEYVLTYMLGHEREVLARLVSQVERKWDNRMGQSLAGRKVLIVGTGDIGHSVAQFLQPFGVELYGIASEAREQAPFIEVAGLEQLPRLVGEVDYVVNLLPNTPNTHDLYDAALFKQFKPTGLFINVGRGVAVVDADLVEALKDGHLAGAVIDVCRQEPLPQRHPFWTAWGLLLTGHSSAPTSPGMMVQLFVENLRAYQAQQALRGEVSFERGY